CGGGAAAATGTCCTGGCAGAAGCCACACTCCTATCCGTGGAGGATGCTGGCGGGCACTCGAAGGTGGCGCGGAGAACTGCGGCGAGGACGAGTATGTCCATGCAGGAAAGTGCTACGCGCCCGTCTTCTCACGGGCACGGCCGTCCACCTCGGCGAGCCCGCGGGATGCGGGCTCGCCTTGACGCTGGTCACGGAGAAAGCCCGGGGACAATGGGCGAGATGGCCCGTAGGGGCGCATCGCTGCCCAGGGCGATGAACGGAGCCCAGGCATGAGGATGGGGATGCGTTGCCCTCATTTCCTGCATGGCTTCCCGCATCGCGGAGGCCCGGCCCTGCCCCGCCAAGAGGTGGCGGTAGTACAAGGCCATGAGCAGGTGTGTGGAGTTGTCATTGACTTTCCAGAGGCTGACCAGGACGGTCTCCGCGCCAGCGGCACTCAGGGCACGGCGCAGGCCATAGACGCCCTGGCCGAGGTGGAGTTCGCCACGGCCCGTGTCACAGGCAGACAAGACAACGAGCTGAGTTCCCCAGAGGTTCAGCCCCGCCAGTTCCAGCGCCGTGACCCAAGAGGTGTCAAGAGAAGGCATCGCTCCCGGGGCTGGGGCGGATGTATCCGCCAGGACAAGGCCGGAATTGAGCAGCGGCTCCTCCTGAGGAGGCGGTGCAGCGCCCAGGGAATCGACGAAGGCCAAGCCTCGGGACGTGAATTCAGCCAGGGCGTCACCGAGGAAGAAACCATGGGTGGCCAGGTGGAGAATGCCCGGGGTGGGGAGGTTGAGCAGCCGCTGCTTGGAGGCGTCTGCACCTAGGAAGAGTTGGGCTTGAGGCAGCAGGCGTTGAATGTCCTGGGCCTCCAGGCGTGTGCCCGGCAGGGGAGCCCAGGCACCTCTGAGCAGGTCCGGATCCGGGAGGGAGGTTGGCGGCTCGCTCTGCCTCAACACCCTCTTGAGATTGTTATATTCGAAAGCCTCGAGCGCGCCCGGCTTCAGGTTTTGGGGAGTTCCGAGCCGGTGAGGCGAGTGAACGCATAGCCCAACCGGATCACGCGGGTAGACGCTCCACTTGCGCCATCGTTAGTTCTTCTGGATGAAGAACCTGTTGGTATGGGGCCAAGCTATGTATCCGCACAAGCTGCTGTAGTCCTGTGACAGGACGGTCCAACCCGCAGGCGGCAATTGGCATGCATAGAGGCTGGACCCACTGGGGAGGTTAGCGATGTACTGATGGGTATACAGATTGGGATAGGGAGGGTTCTTCGTGTACTGCGGGCAAGCCCCCAAGCGGTATTCAGCCTTGATGGTCAGCCAGCCCGATCCGGGCACCTCGAAGGAACACGACTCCTGCAACAGGGGGCCACTGGGTGCGAACACTTCAAACTCGCGCCAAGCGATCCACGAAGGGCTCTGCGTCGTCTGAATAATCAGGTAGCGAACCGGAACTGACTGCTGCGTGATCTGGTGTTCAATCCACTGACTGTCGGATGTATATGAATTGACGTAGCCGAAGTCGAACCACTGGCCGCTCGTGTTGCGCCCGTAGATGTTGTGGCGCGTGACGCCCGCCGGGAACTGCTCAGGGAGCATCCGGATTCGCCCGACCGGGCGGTCTTGCTGAAGATCGATGTCGATCCATTGCGTGGCCGGCCCTCCGGAATTCCAGGATGTACCAGGATTGCCGTCCGCAGCGTTGGATGGCGGGCTGATGGAGCCGGAGGTGTTGCCGATTGTGATTGGAATCTGCTGGGCAAAGCTCGCGGGTGCGGCAACTGCAAGCAGGCAGGCGGCAGCGAACGTGACGCAGTTTGCTTTCTTCATTTCGACTCCTTTACCTAAACACCATACGAGTAGCCAACGGATTCTTTACAGGGCTCCAGGCCCGGTCAATCCTGTCCAATAAATATTGAGAACTCCTAACAAAAGTAAGAACTGGGGCTTTCTCCCGAGGGAAAGTCCCCCTCGGAAGAGACTTTTGTTAGGAACGCTTAGGTGCTGGAGTCGTCCGCCGCAGCTTGCTGCTCTGCAGAATGCGGCCCTCTGATGCACCAAGTAAGCATGGTTAGAGGGTGTTTAGCAAGAGGAGGAAGGAAGGAGTCTTGGTCCATCGCGGTTGCCTGATACGGCACCACCGACATTTCCGAACAGATGGCCACCGGGATGACCGCAACCGAGCCTCCTCGAACGCTCTGAAGAAGTAGCCTCTTTGTAGCGCGTCGGGACCCAAGGGGCTCGAATGCAGAGCAGTCAAGGATGGCTGAGGAAGAGGTTGAGCGTATGGCTTGGGCTGTGGCTGGCAGTTGGCTGTGGGCACCGTGTGGTCTTCGGGGGCCAACTCCACCGGCCAGTTGGGGGATGGCACCACGAGTGACCGCGCGGTGCCTGTGGCGGTGCAAGGCGTGAGCGGGCTGGTGGCCGTGGCGGCGGGCTACTACCACTCGCTGATGGTGCGCTCGGACGGCACCCTGTGGGGGTGGGGGTCCAACGCCTACGGCCAGATTGGCGATGGCGGACCTACCGACTACGCATACACTCCCGTTCTCTTCTCCTATTGAAGATGAGTTCGCAGGTGACCTCACAACGCCTCCAGTCGCTTGAGAGGCCCCTGCAGGGCTGTAGGGGAGTGAGTACTTACGGTTGTACTCGGCGCCAAAACCGACCGGTAGCGGCGCTGTCTGGGACGCAGAGCTAAACCCCTGAAATCTGTTGGAAGCTGTCAGAGGCTCGAAGGAGGGGTTTTGGTGCAGTCAGGAGGCGGAGGCGGCCAAGAGGTGCGTCCCGCCCCCTTCGACGCCCTGAGAGGCAGTGAGCGCTGCCACATGGCGCTATAGTGCCTCTTCTCCCACCCGTGCCTTGGCGGCGGCGGCTGAGACGGCAAGTCCCCGTCCCACATGCGGTGCGCCCGGCCCAAGAGGCGGCGGCGGAGGACGAATTCTGCGATGCCAACCTCACGGGCCGCCGCGCGAATCGACTTCCCTTCCATGACTGCGCGCTCGCCTATGCCCAGCTTGGGAAGGTCTGTTGGGGAGCGTCCGATGGGCTTGCCGCTCTTGGTGCCCATGCAACGGGAGAGGGTCAACCCCGCGTTGGTGCGTTCAATCAGAAGGCGCCACTCCTCTTGGGTCATCTAGCCCGCCAGGGCCCTCAGAATCTCGCCCATGGTGCCTCCCGTATCGACCCACGGCTCACGAATGCTGACGACAACAACGCCAGCGCGGGCGAGGCGGTCCACAACCTGGAGTATTCCCAGCATCGAGCGCCCAAGCCTGTCGATGGCAACACCCGCGACGGCGCGCACACGGCCCGCCATGACATCTTCAATTATCCGCTCCAATACCGGCCGCGCCTTCTCGGTCTGGTTCGCCAGGAGCTGATCGTCATTGCTTTGGGAGTGACCGCGTACCGATTGGTCACCGGGGTGTACCCTTCCCTGCCACTGGGCGCCCGCCCTGGCCCCGTAGCGCCATCCTTGGAAATGCCCCGGCATAAACCACACATTCGGAAAGCCCGCGGGACGCGGGCGCGCCCT
Above is a genomic segment from Stigmatella erecta containing:
- a CDS encoding discoidin domain-containing protein; protein product: MKKANCVTFAAACLLAVAAPASFAQQIPITIGNTSGSISPPSNAADGNPGTSWNSGGPATQWIDIDLQQDRPVGRIRMLPEQFPAGVTRHNIYGRNTSGQWFDFGYVNSYTSDSQWIEHQITQQSVPVRYLIIQTTQSPSWIAWREFEVFAPSGPLLQESCSFEVPGSGWLTIKAEYRLGACPQYTKNPPYPNLYTHQYIANLPSGSSLYACQLPPAGWTVLSQDYSSLCGYIAWPHTNRFFIQKN
- a CDS encoding recombinase family protein, with the protein product MPGHFQGWRYGARAGAQWQGRVHPGDQSVRGHSQSNDDQLLANQTEKARPVLERIIEDVMAGRVRAVAGVAIDRLGRSMLGILQVVDRLARAGVVVVSIREPWVDTGGTMGEILRALAG